The Thiorhodovibrio litoralis genome includes a window with the following:
- the nifL gene encoding nitrogen fixation negative regulator NifL — translation MAAQEFAKNDADSPLPPRVYLEAVEQAPVAISITDDKADILYVNAAFEQLTGYRRDEVIGRNESILSNNATPSTIYRQLWRAIQDKQTWRGILVNRTKAGGDYLAELTISPVLDAGGRIRFFLGMQRDVSREHRLEVDLRAQKTRIEAVLNAAPVLVVLLDAEGRILLDNMEYKKLLGDLRSEEPVNWLRQALIEQAGFDPLERVLEGEGFKDVEISLMPPGGSALRWFSCSGVAVNESDASARGYFGAADQGEHRLLLLANEVTARRREIDRAHLEHLRARLAEQQLTEGVREALGAAIYQIEQPLNLIRAATAMFSDKDGELAIFVDNLRQISTASETALATLRAALPTESLEAGVLVNINELLRHVLELETDRLLAAGVVIDWQPALQLPELSGHRNQLRSLFKYLIDNALQALNESRRAQRELRLTTRTLEDSVEVIIQDNGPGLPAADRLKAFEPFFVGWRRRRGRAGMGLALAQEIVNQHEGTIEIDAAYHDGCRVKLVLNHAPTQE, via the coding sequence GTGGCTGCACAAGAATTCGCCAAGAACGATGCCGACTCGCCGCTGCCGCCTCGGGTGTATTTAGAGGCGGTTGAACAAGCGCCGGTGGCCATCTCCATCACCGATGACAAGGCGGACATCCTCTATGTCAACGCGGCCTTCGAGCAGCTCACCGGTTATCGCCGTGACGAGGTCATCGGTCGCAATGAATCCATCCTGTCAAACAACGCCACGCCAAGCACTATCTACCGGCAACTGTGGCGCGCCATTCAAGACAAGCAAACGTGGCGTGGTATTCTGGTTAATCGCACCAAGGCTGGCGGGGACTATCTCGCCGAGCTGACCATCTCCCCGGTGCTCGACGCTGGTGGGCGGATTCGCTTCTTCCTCGGCATGCAGCGCGATGTGAGCCGCGAGCATCGCCTTGAGGTGGACCTGCGCGCGCAGAAGACCCGCATTGAAGCGGTGCTGAATGCCGCGCCCGTACTGGTGGTCTTGCTCGATGCCGAGGGACGAATTCTGCTCGACAATATGGAGTATAAAAAGCTCCTCGGCGACCTGCGTAGCGAAGAGCCCGTTAATTGGTTGCGCCAGGCGCTGATCGAACAGGCCGGGTTCGATCCGCTCGAGCGCGTGCTCGAGGGGGAGGGCTTCAAGGATGTCGAGATCAGCCTGATGCCGCCCGGCGGCAGCGCCCTGCGCTGGTTCTCTTGTTCGGGGGTGGCGGTGAACGAATCCGACGCGAGCGCGCGCGGCTATTTTGGTGCCGCCGATCAGGGCGAGCACCGGCTTTTGTTGCTTGCGAACGAGGTCACTGCGCGCCGGCGCGAAATTGACCGCGCCCATCTTGAGCATTTGCGTGCCCGACTGGCCGAGCAACAACTGACTGAAGGCGTGCGCGAGGCTTTGGGCGCGGCCATTTACCAAATCGAGCAGCCGTTAAACCTGATCCGCGCCGCCACGGCCATGTTCAGCGATAAAGACGGCGAGCTGGCGATCTTTGTCGATAATTTGCGCCAGATCAGCACCGCCAGCGAAACAGCGCTGGCCACGCTCCGCGCCGCTTTGCCGACGGAATCTCTCGAGGCCGGCGTGCTGGTCAACATCAACGAGCTCCTGCGCCATGTGCTGGAGCTCGAAACCGACCGCCTGCTCGCCGCCGGCGTGGTCATCGACTGGCAGCCGGCGCTGCAGCTGCCGGAGCTGTCAGGGCATCGCAACCAGCTGCGCTCCCTGTTTAAGTATCTGATCGATAACGCGCTGCAGGCCTTGAATGAAAGCCGCCGCGCGCAGCGCGAGTTGCGCCTGACCACCAGGACCTTGGAAGATTCGGTCGAGGTCATCATTCAAGACAATGGGCCGGGATTGCCAGCCGCCGACCGGCTCAAGGCGTTCGAGCCCTTTTTTGTTGGTTGGCGGCGGCGACGCGGCCGCGCCGGCATGGGGTTGGCGCTGGCGCAGGAGATCGTCAACCAGCATGAAGGGACCATCGAGATCGATGCGGCATATCACGACGGCTGCCGCGTCAAGCTGGTGCTGAATCACGCCCCAACGCAGGAATAG
- the rsxA gene encoding electron transport complex subunit RsxA yields the protein MSDALLLILGTALVNNVVLVKFLGLCPFMGVSNKLDSALGMGLATTFVLTLAGAASWLLEHWLLQPLDLAFLRILTFILAIAAVVQFTEMAVRKMSPALYQVLGIFLPLITTNCAVLGVALLNVQEAHGFAESLLYGFGSALGFTLVMVLFAGLRERLALAQVPDAFAGTPIAFVVAGLLSLAFMGFAGLA from the coding sequence ATGTCCGATGCTCTGCTGCTAATCCTCGGTACCGCGCTGGTCAACAACGTGGTGCTGGTTAAATTTCTGGGTCTGTGCCCCTTTATGGGCGTGTCCAACAAGCTCGACAGCGCGCTGGGGATGGGCCTTGCGACCACCTTTGTGCTGACCCTGGCTGGCGCGGCGAGCTGGCTGCTGGAGCACTGGCTGCTGCAACCACTGGACCTGGCATTCCTGCGCATTCTCACTTTCATCCTGGCCATCGCCGCCGTGGTGCAGTTTACCGAGATGGCAGTGCGCAAGATGTCTCCCGCGCTCTATCAGGTACTGGGCATTTTCCTACCGCTGATCACCACCAACTGCGCGGTGCTCGGCGTGGCCCTGCTGAATGTGCAGGAAGCGCACGGATTCGCCGAGAGCCTGCTCTATGGCTTCGGCTCCGCGCTTGGTTTCACCCTGGTGATGGTGCTCTTCGCCGGCCTGCGCGAGCGCCTGGCGCTGGCACAGGTACCGGATGCTTTCGCCGGCACGCCGATCGCTTTCGTGGTGGCGGGCCTGCTGTCGCTGGCCTTCATGGGCTTTGCGGGGTTGGCATGA
- the rsxB gene encoding electron transport complex subunit RsxB: MISAILSLTALGLGLGTLLGIADRFLRVQGNPLEGEVEALLPGSQCGQCGYPGCTPAAAAIAAGAAPVTCCPPGGRALAEALAEKLGVSLDASAVTESEPRVAFIHERSCIGCTKCMKRCPTDAIMGAKDMIHAIFADACTGCELCFDVCPTECIEMRPIGQTPQSWYWPLPGKRSGADAPGTDLGAITDPAGTPAMATANTSGGSV, encoded by the coding sequence ATGATCAGCGCAATCCTTAGTCTGACCGCACTTGGCCTGGGCCTTGGCACCCTGCTCGGCATTGCCGACCGCTTCTTGCGCGTGCAGGGCAACCCGCTTGAGGGCGAAGTGGAGGCGCTGCTGCCCGGCTCTCAATGCGGCCAATGCGGTTATCCAGGCTGCACACCGGCGGCCGCCGCCATTGCGGCTGGAGCAGCCCCCGTCACCTGCTGTCCGCCTGGCGGGCGGGCCTTGGCGGAGGCGCTGGCTGAGAAGCTCGGCGTCTCGCTCGACGCATCCGCGGTGACCGAATCCGAGCCCAGGGTGGCCTTTATTCATGAGCGCTCCTGCATCGGCTGCACCAAGTGCATGAAGCGCTGCCCAACCGATGCCATCATGGGTGCGAAGGACATGATCCACGCCATCTTCGCCGATGCCTGCACCGGCTGCGAGTTGTGCTTCGATGTCTGCCCGACCGAGTGCATCGAGATGCGCCCGATCGGGCAGACACCGCAGAGCTGGTATTGGCCACTGCCGGGCAAGCGCTCTGGCGCCGATGCGCCAGGGACAGACTTGGGTGCGATTACCGACCCAGCCGGCACGCCCGCCATGGCCACGGCCAACACCAGCGGGGGCTCCGTCTGA
- the rsxC gene encoding electron transport complex subunit RsxC produces the protein MRLFRIRGGVHPQDRKSLSAERPIEPLPLPQLLHIPLQQHIGAAANPIVERRQQVAKGELIARAQGPVSAPIHAPTSGRIAGIGLYPANHPSGLSVRTISLQPDGEDRWAAGSEELVGVADPFALEPEEIAKRVAAAGVVGMGGATFPAAVKLNLRNRYDLHTLVINGAECEPYLTCDDRLMREQAAAIVDGARIMAHALGVERIIIAIEKNKPQAQQAMLSAASSHDRGQAGDQIGGKIDGRPGERAKIEIVGLPMHYPMGSEKHLVQTLTGLETPARGLTADIGVVVHNPATAFAVHQALREGRPLIDRVVTITGGAIKEPRNLRVLIGTRIETLLEASSGFAEAPARLVSGGPMMGQVIPSARAPVIKGTNGILALTEAETRTREPAACIRCGKCVEVCPCGLVPLDMAAFVRAGQPKGAVDRGLLDCISCGCCAYVCPAHLPLVQYFAHAKGAMAERDRIKQKQTETKRLAEQRTARMEAIKQAKRAAMAKRKQADKAKSAASNPSPAD, from the coding sequence ATGCGCTTGTTTCGTATTCGCGGGGGGGTGCATCCGCAGGATCGCAAGAGCCTGTCGGCCGAGCGCCCGATCGAGCCGCTGCCACTGCCGCAGTTGCTGCATATCCCGCTGCAGCAGCACATCGGCGCGGCCGCCAATCCCATTGTTGAGCGCCGCCAGCAGGTTGCCAAGGGCGAGTTGATCGCGCGCGCTCAGGGGCCGGTATCGGCTCCCATCCATGCGCCCACCTCGGGGCGCATCGCCGGCATCGGGCTCTATCCCGCCAATCACCCCTCGGGCTTGTCAGTGCGCACCATCTCTTTGCAGCCCGACGGCGAGGACCGCTGGGCCGCGGGCAGCGAAGAACTTGTGGGCGTTGCCGACCCTTTCGCCCTCGAGCCCGAGGAGATCGCCAAGCGCGTCGCCGCCGCCGGGGTAGTCGGCATGGGTGGCGCCACCTTTCCGGCGGCGGTCAAGCTCAATCTGCGCAACCGCTACGACTTGCATACCCTGGTAATCAATGGCGCCGAATGCGAGCCCTACCTGACCTGCGATGATCGGCTGATGCGCGAGCAGGCTGCCGCCATTGTCGATGGCGCGCGCATCATGGCCCACGCACTGGGCGTCGAGCGCATCATCATCGCGATCGAAAAAAACAAGCCCCAGGCTCAACAGGCCATGCTGAGCGCGGCATCGAGCCATGACCGCGGCCAGGCTGGCGATCAGATCGGCGGCAAAATCGACGGACGCCCCGGTGAACGGGCCAAGATCGAGATCGTCGGCCTGCCGATGCACTACCCCATGGGCTCGGAGAAGCACCTGGTGCAGACCCTGACCGGCCTGGAAACCCCGGCGCGCGGACTGACCGCCGATATCGGCGTGGTGGTGCACAACCCGGCCACCGCCTTCGCCGTGCATCAGGCACTGCGCGAAGGACGCCCGCTGATCGATCGGGTGGTGACCATCACTGGCGGCGCGATCAAGGAACCCCGCAACCTGCGGGTGCTGATTGGCACCCGCATCGAGACGCTGCTTGAAGCCAGTAGCGGCTTTGCCGAAGCACCCGCGCGTCTGGTCAGCGGCGGCCCGATGATGGGCCAGGTCATCCCCAGCGCACGCGCCCCAGTCATCAAGGGCACCAACGGCATCCTGGCCCTGACCGAAGCCGAAACCCGCACCCGCGAGCCGGCGGCCTGCATCCGCTGCGGCAAATGCGTCGAGGTCTGCCCGTGCGGGCTGGTACCACTGGACATGGCAGCTTTTGTCCGTGCCGGCCAGCCCAAGGGCGCCGTCGACCGGGGCCTGCTCGACTGCATCAGCTGCGGCTGCTGTGCCTACGTCTGCCCGGCGCACCTGCCACTGGTGCAGTATTTTGCCCACGCCAAGGGCGCCATGGCTGAGCGCGACCGCATCAAACAGAAACAAACCGAAACCAAGCGCCTCGCCGAGCAGCGCACGGCGCGCATGGAAGCCATCAAACAAGCCAAGCGCGCCGCCATGGCCAAGCGCAAGCAAGCGGATAAAGCCAAGTCGGCAGCCAGCAACCCAAGCCCGGCGGATTGA
- a CDS encoding RnfABCDGE type electron transport complex subunit D, translating into MTTAFAANPHTHASTSVARAMQLVMLALVPATLLGLYQFGWPAIILFAITVLGALLWEALGLKLAGKAVRPGLLDGSALLTGWLLAMTLPPWAPWWVGLLGAFLAIIVGKQIFGGLGQNLFNPAMVARIALLIALPLEMTSFVAPAPLFSPGAPGFIDGLGIAFGHSSDIAISTYDAMSGASVLDEVRTGLGQGQSLDTILPGVFDPLAALWGGVAGSLGETSALLLLLGGLFLLQQRVIRWEIPLAVLASIGLLAGLMHLIDAGRYPGPLFHWLQGATLLCAFFIATDPVTSPVSRSGQLLFGAGCGVLIYVIRTWGGYPEGVGFAVLLMNACAPLIDHYLKPRIYGRDRRGQPLQVTPTRVATAKARVSTSPRGSQP; encoded by the coding sequence ATGACAACCGCCTTCGCCGCCAATCCCCATACTCACGCTTCGACCAGTGTCGCGCGTGCCATGCAACTGGTGATGCTGGCGCTGGTGCCGGCAACCCTGCTCGGGCTGTACCAGTTCGGCTGGCCGGCGATTATTCTATTCGCCATCACCGTGCTGGGCGCACTCTTGTGGGAAGCGTTGGGGCTCAAGCTCGCTGGCAAGGCAGTGCGCCCGGGACTCCTCGACGGCTCGGCGCTGCTCACCGGCTGGTTGCTGGCCATGACCCTGCCGCCCTGGGCGCCCTGGTGGGTCGGGCTACTCGGGGCCTTTTTGGCCATCATCGTCGGCAAGCAGATTTTTGGCGGCTTGGGGCAGAACCTGTTCAATCCGGCCATGGTCGCGCGCATCGCGCTGCTGATCGCGCTACCACTGGAAATGACCAGCTTCGTCGCGCCAGCGCCGCTGTTTTCGCCCGGCGCGCCCGGGTTCATCGACGGGCTTGGCATCGCCTTCGGCCACAGCAGCGACATCGCGATCAGCACCTATGACGCCATGAGCGGCGCATCAGTGCTCGACGAGGTACGCACCGGGCTTGGCCAGGGGCAGTCGCTCGACACCATTCTGCCCGGCGTCTTCGACCCGCTTGCCGCGCTCTGGGGAGGCGTGGCCGGCAGCCTGGGCGAAACCTCCGCCTTGCTGCTGTTGCTGGGCGGGCTTTTTCTGTTGCAACAGCGGGTGATTCGCTGGGAAATCCCGCTGGCAGTGCTCGCCAGCATCGGGCTGCTGGCAGGGCTGATGCATCTCATCGACGCCGGGCGCTATCCCGGACCGCTGTTCCATTGGCTGCAGGGTGCGACCCTGCTGTGCGCCTTTTTCATCGCCACCGATCCAGTCACCTCACCGGTTTCGCGCTCCGGGCAGTTATTGTTCGGCGCCGGCTGCGGGGTGCTGATTTACGTCATCCGCACCTGGGGTGGCTACCCGGAGGGCGTCGGCTTCGCGGTGCTTTTGATGAACGCCTGCGCGCCCTTGATCGATCATTACCTCAAACCACGCATCTATGGCCGCGATCGCCGCGGGCAGCCGCTCCAAGTCACACCCACCCGAGTGGCCACCGCAAAGGCCCGCGTGTCGACCAGTCCCCGGGGAAGTCAGCCATGA
- the rsxG gene encoding electron transport complex subunit RsxG, whose product MSAVLNPSYRQRIGYQAGLLGGFAMVAAALLTMGDIATREPIAERRAEDLRASLEQVIPSSTHDNDLLAATLELDGPDGDTRTVYRALSGLDIQALAFRVNEPGYAGPIDLMLGLDARGHILGVRVLAHSETPGLGDKIEVERDDWILGFNGLSLDDPPPERWGVKKDGGDFDQFSGATITPRAVVKAIRGGLQWFDDNREALTASAVIQQEQAHGDSDGD is encoded by the coding sequence ATGAGCGCCGTTCTCAACCCCAGCTATCGCCAGCGCATCGGCTACCAGGCCGGGCTGCTCGGCGGCTTTGCAATGGTGGCCGCCGCGCTGCTCACCATGGGCGATATTGCCACGCGTGAGCCCATCGCCGAGCGCCGCGCTGAGGACCTGCGCGCCTCGCTCGAGCAGGTGATTCCATCATCCACGCACGATAACGATCTGCTCGCGGCCACGCTGGAGCTAGATGGCCCCGATGGCGACACCCGGACTGTCTACCGCGCCCTGAGCGGACTCGACATCCAAGCACTGGCCTTCCGCGTGAATGAGCCCGGCTATGCCGGCCCCATCGATCTAATGCTGGGGCTGGACGCCAGAGGTCACATCCTGGGTGTGCGTGTGCTGGCGCATAGCGAAACCCCGGGACTGGGCGACAAGATCGAGGTCGAACGCGACGACTGGATTCTCGGCTTCAACGGCCTGTCGCTGGATGATCCACCACCCGAGCGCTGGGGGGTCAAGAAAGACGGCGGCGACTTCGATCAGTTCAGCGGCGCCACCATCACCCCACGGGCCGTGGTCAAGGCCATTCGCGGAGGGTTGCAATGGTTTGATGATAACCGCGAGGCACTGACCGCCTCGGCCGTGATTCAGCAGGAGCAAGCCCATGGCGACAGCGACGGCGACTGA
- a CDS encoding electron transport complex subunit E, whose translation MATATATETTDLAKAPATDWSRLARDGLWDNNVVFAQALALCPLLAVTGTATNGLGLGLATTFVLVMSGFVIALLRGIITPQVRIPVFVLIIATLVTLVDLGMNAWMHDLHKVLGLFIPLIVTNCAILGRAESFASRNRVLPSAFDGLMMGLGFTLVLVVLGAVREIIGFGTLFASASLLLGEGLHFLELTIIPDYRGFLLMILPPGGFLALGFLLAGKRLIDRRASQRQAAATATR comes from the coding sequence ATGGCGACAGCGACGGCGACTGAAACCACCGATTTGGCAAAAGCGCCAGCCACCGACTGGTCGCGCCTGGCGCGCGATGGGCTTTGGGACAACAATGTCGTCTTCGCCCAGGCGCTGGCGCTGTGCCCGCTGCTGGCCGTCACCGGCACCGCAACCAATGGCCTGGGTCTGGGGCTGGCAACCACCTTCGTCCTGGTGATGTCCGGTTTCGTCATTGCGCTGCTGCGCGGCATCATCACGCCCCAGGTGCGCATCCCTGTGTTCGTGCTGATTATCGCCACCCTGGTCACCCTGGTTGATCTGGGCATGAACGCCTGGATGCACGACCTACACAAGGTGCTGGGGCTGTTCATCCCACTGATCGTCACCAACTGCGCCATCCTCGGGCGCGCGGAGTCTTTTGCCTCGCGCAACCGGGTGCTGCCGTCAGCCTTCGACGGGCTCATGATGGGCCTGGGCTTTACGCTGGTGCTGGTGGTGCTAGGCGCGGTGCGCGAGATCATCGGCTTCGGCACCCTCTTCGCCAGTGCCTCGCTGCTGCTCGGCGAGGGCCTGCACTTCCTGGAGCTGACCATCATCCCCGACTATCGCGGCTTCCTGCTGATGATCCTGCCACCGGGCGGTTTCCTGGCACTGGGTTTCTTGCTCGCCGGCAAGCGCCTGATCGACCGGCGCGCCAGCCAGCGGCAGGCCGCGGCCACCGCCACGCGCTAA
- a CDS encoding RnfH family protein, with the protein MQVGVAYADKFKHTWLTLDVPDGSSIREAIDRSGILRQFPDINLETQRVGIFGRLSKLEAQLSPGDRVEIYRPITADPETIPRRDQ; encoded by the coding sequence ATGCAAGTCGGTGTCGCGTACGCGGACAAGTTCAAGCATACCTGGCTCACGCTCGACGTCCCCGATGGCAGCAGCATCCGCGAGGCCATCGACCGTTCGGGCATCCTGCGCCAATTCCCTGACATTAATCTGGAGACACAGCGCGTCGGCATCTTCGGACGCCTAAGCAAGCTCGAGGCCCAGCTCTCCCCCGGCGACCGCGTCGAGATCTACCGCCCCATCACCGCGGACCCCGAGACCATTCCGCGGCGGGATCAGTAA
- a CDS encoding type II toxin-antitoxin system RelE/ParE family toxin, translated as MPVIKRTAQAEEDLIDIWLYIANDNVRAADRILDDIEKTCSVLRDQPGMGK; from the coding sequence ATGCCTGTCATCAAGCGAACCGCGCAGGCCGAAGAAGACCTCATCGACATCTGGCTATACATTGCCAATGACAATGTCCGTGCCGCTGATCGCATACTCGATGACATCGAAAAGACCTGTTCCGTGCTTCGCGATCAACCTGGCATGGGGAAATGA
- a CDS encoding ribbon-helix-helix domain-containing protein: protein MSQAAETVSVALTPELITAMREAVESGDYVSSSEVMCEALRDWRRRRSLQQKEVEELQRIWKEGLASGPGSFGDMAAIKVEARRRLDSIQATKTKSC from the coding sequence ATGTCCCAAGCTGCGGAAACAGTCAGCGTTGCGCTGACACCGGAACTGATCACCGCCATGCGTGAAGCCGTCGAGAGCGGGGATTATGTATCCAGCAGCGAGGTGATGTGCGAGGCTCTGCGGGATTGGAGGCGCCGCCGTTCCCTGCAGCAAAAAGAGGTCGAGGAGCTTCAGCGTATCTGGAAGGAGGGGCTTGCGAGTGGACCCGGGTCTTTTGGCGATATGGCCGCGATTAAGGTGGAGGCGCGGCGACGGCTCGACTCGATCCAGGCCACGAAAACCAAATCGTGTTGA
- a CDS encoding transposase, whose product MENPLHWRLDVLFREDACRIRKGNAPAILPSIRHLCMNLLEQEPSKQRLSKKRRKATWNDDYHAKIVFG is encoded by the coding sequence GTGGAGAATCCACTGCACTGGCGCTTGGATGTCCTTTTTCGCGAAGACGCCTGCCGCATCCGCAAAGGCAATGCGCCGGCAATTTTGCCCTCGATCCGCCATCTCTGCATGAATCTGCTCGAACAAGAACCCTCCAAACAACGCTTATCAAAGAAACGCCGCAAGGCAACCTGGAACGATGACTACCACGCCAAGATTGTGTTTGGCTGA
- a CDS encoding ISAs1 family transposase, translating to MLELLKLTGCIVTIDAMGCQTKIAEQIIEQGGDYVLGLKGNQSTLHDEVKDFFDTARDGDFADVAHDFTEETDKDYGSLEARWY from the coding sequence TTGCTGGAACTCCTTAAGCTGACGGGCTGTATCGTGACCATTGATGCGATGGGCTGTCAGACCAAAATCGCCGAGCAGATCATCGAGCAGGGCGGGGATTACGTCCTGGGACTCAAGGGCAATCAGAGCACCCTGCATGATGAGGTCAAGGACTTCTTTGACACCGCGCGTGACGGTGATTTTGCCGATGTCGCTCATGACTTCACCGAGGAGACCGACAAGGATTATGGAAGCTTGGAAGCGCGCTGGTACTAG
- a CDS encoding type II toxin-antitoxin system RelE/ParE family toxin has translation MTYRVRLTTEAEADFVWLYGFILERDATDWALAERALEAIRAGLITLERFSFTCRKAASDSPLLRELLIPFGSAGYVALFEIDDAETVTVLAVRHQRESDYH, from the coding sequence ATGACCTATCGGGTTCGATTGACGACGGAAGCCGAGGCCGATTTCGTTTGGCTCTACGGGTTTATTCTTGAGCGGGATGCCACGGACTGGGCGCTCGCTGAACGTGCCCTGGAAGCGATCCGAGCAGGCCTGATCACACTGGAGCGATTTTCCTTTACCTGCCGCAAAGCCGCGAGCGACTCGCCGCTCTTGCGGGAGCTGCTGATCCCCTTTGGCTCGGCTGGCTATGTCGCGTTATTCGAGATAGACGATGCCGAAACCGTCACCGTGCTGGCGGTACGCCACCAGCGCGAGAGCGACTACCATTAA
- a CDS encoding YlcI/YnfO family protein, with amino-acid sequence MKTATIPSLRVDPELRLSVESVLHEGETLSGFVEEAIRQNIAYRRAEAEFVARGLKSRDLARQTGRYVDASAVIERLEGMLNKAKANHAPK; translated from the coding sequence ATGAAAACAGCCACCATTCCCTCGCTTCGAGTCGATCCAGAGCTTCGCCTGTCCGTCGAGAGTGTTTTACATGAGGGTGAAACCCTGTCTGGCTTCGTGGAGGAAGCGATTCGTCAAAACATTGCCTATCGTCGTGCCGAGGCGGAATTTGTCGCACGTGGTTTGAAGTCGCGGGATCTTGCCCGACAGACGGGACGCTATGTCGATGCGTCCGCCGTGATCGAGCGGCTTGAAGGGATGCTCAACAAAGCCAAAGCCAACCATGCTCCGAAATGA
- the gshB gene encoding glutathione synthase, which produces MTVRLAMVMDPIASIDIKKDSSFAMLLAAQARGWELGYLELNDLFLRDQRIYGRAQPVRVRDDPSDWFDLGEAKLAPLETFDVVLMRKDPPFDMEYIIATYLLERAQHQGCLVVNDPRALRDANEKIFATDFPELAPAHLVARDGADLRAFIAEQQDTVLKPLDGMGGRSVFRVRADDPNLGVIIETLTNNGQRFCMAQRFIPEITDGDKRVLIIDGEPVPHLLARIPTGTDSRGNLAAGALGQVRPLGDAERRIAEQVGPVLSERGIVFAGLDVIGEFLTEINITSPTCIREIDRERDTDIAGDLMEAIARRLNAR; this is translated from the coding sequence ATGACAGTGCGCCTTGCAATGGTGATGGACCCGATTGCGTCCATCGATATCAAAAAGGACAGCAGCTTCGCGATGCTGCTGGCCGCGCAGGCGCGCGGCTGGGAGCTCGGCTACCTGGAGCTGAATGACCTGTTCCTGCGCGATCAGCGCATCTATGGCCGCGCCCAGCCGGTGCGGGTGCGCGATGATCCGAGCGACTGGTTCGACCTCGGCGAGGCCAAGCTCGCGCCGCTCGAGACCTTCGACGTGGTGCTGATGCGCAAGGACCCGCCCTTCGACATGGAATACATCATCGCCACCTATCTGCTCGAGCGTGCCCAGCACCAGGGCTGCCTGGTGGTGAATGACCCGCGCGCGCTGCGCGACGCGAACGAGAAAATCTTCGCCACCGACTTCCCCGAGCTGGCCCCGGCGCACCTGGTTGCGCGCGATGGCGCCGACCTGCGCGCCTTCATCGCCGAGCAGCAGGACACGGTACTCAAACCGCTCGATGGCATGGGCGGGCGCTCGGTGTTTCGCGTGCGCGCCGATGACCCCAATCTTGGCGTCATCATCGAGACCCTCACCAACAACGGCCAGCGCTTTTGCATGGCGCAGCGCTTTATCCCGGAGATCACCGACGGAGACAAGCGGGTGCTGATCATCGATGGCGAGCCGGTGCCGCATCTCCTCGCGCGCATCCCGACCGGCACCGACTCACGCGGTAACCTGGCCGCCGGTGCGCTGGGGCAGGTGCGGCCCCTCGGCGATGCCGAGCGACGCATCGCCGAGCAAGTGGGCCCGGTGCTGAGCGAGCGCGGCATTGTCTTCGCCGGGCTGGATGTGATCGGTGAGTTCCTGACCGAAATCAATATCACCAGCCCCACCTGTATTCGCGAAATCGACCGCGAGCGAGACACCGACATCGCCGGCGACTTGATGGAAGCCATCGCCCGGAGGTTGAATGCACGTTGA